cagaaagaCGATCAGGAGatatcataagagatctggaggtacagattggtaatgcccttgtcccggtAGATTTTCATTtcctagacatcgagcttaactggaactcttcccttctgcttggaagatctttcctagctacagtaggagccgtATGTGACATGAATAAAAACAGATTGTGTCGACGCTGATAGACcccaacatccactacgaccccatccgacctaagagaaaggttaTTTATTCTGTGGATTACGGAAAataacttggcttcattggcgcatgccattgtggagcagagtacgaatcggagtacgaaacagagtactcagaatcgatcgacacccccaCCTTTCcctcgatcgattccaatgagtcaactGTGACTgatgaccgcaacaacacgtcaATCGATATTGATCAGCCGGTTGACCACTTCGCCccacctaatcattgttacccacactttgccttccaacctccaagcaagagaggacatgatgattattccatagtcagttgggcagacagtggtttccatgaaagttttccagttgacactgtaattacttcatctaacgaggaacatacagaggaatacgatgaggattattggaaagaacgtgcaatagaaatgtctttgcaggatgaaagctttgaaacacataagttcaccaacacgtttccaacatcgaTCGCCgaagtgcactccacatcggtcgatacccaccctcgtccagaaaaacaaccgctcacatcgatcgacactcatacaggaacatcgatcgatattcgcgccgcagcgaaaattcaggagcaggagaattttccctctccaactaggtttatagatacctatataaaaCGTTTTGCACCCCTAAAACCACCTCCACACACCAGAGCAGACACAAAGGCGAAAAAGATCAACACTCTTCCATCTACAGCAACAagaaaatccatgaagagcaatcatctcaagaacacaagttctgcagaaattactctgccatcgGTCGATGCATttgtatctacatcgatcgatactactctaaaccctaatctttctatttctaaattgaatgataatgcaaacattgattacggttttctaacacttgatgaatttgttattttcaaggacccagatggcaacgcacgtgcaatggatggaaggatcttacaagtgtccagagaggacatagcagatatccttcaagtagccaatggacctgacaacctattctcacagcaacgtggcactccagacgtcattcaaacagatcctaacaaccacgtcggagtcgccacaacagaaatcaatccagacctatcacgccaaccaaaagatcaagcgtcgatcgatgggacaactgagacatcgatcgacagggtaacaccaacatcgatcgatagggatgacccgacgtcgatcgacagacgttatgaatttggaaaccgcgcttttgacatgtacggagccagaaagttcacttgggaacgaagggacgagtatggagtctacagagatgagtgtggacacgcacgaggcgtagctggtgagatgatacctgtcacaaaggacgacatcaggaaattactggaaagaacctctctttttgaagagagccacatctgtcttccaaaACATGCCACTTGCTttacactcacaagactggcaccagaactctacaccaaggataaaatcaatgagatggtgtttggtatttgtgaAGCTCAGGAAagactgggagaggagctcaaatcattggtagaagatacacatcaacctttggatagaggctacaatgagcttttcagaagtatggcagagaTGAGGACATAAATTGAGAGcttacgtcagcaacttgataaggaagccacgacctcaccatcgatcgacgcaccaaatgtaccatcgatcgatgtcagtcttcctacagctcaGATACCGCAATGTTCAGCACAacacaaggatgaatgggaagtctcatacatcgacacaaggataaacgacgtgtactaccctctcaacaacaacataGACTGGCtgagcactaaaatcgagctactacagcaagatctggacaccattcgcaaaaaggaccaacaaccagccacatcgatcgacgtgtgtACCATCACATCGCTCGATGCTAAGgtctcagccatgaatgagaggctgaggacttacgaggacatgcatgaccgttttatatcaccagtcatgatagatttaaacaaattgtctagtcaaatacttcatgcccaaagggatattgataacattactaatcaaaaattttTGCAGGCAAtctcatcatcgatcgacaggctaagAGGGCCTTGGATCGATTTCAAGAATCCTGAGGAGTCACTTCtctacacagcagcagaggttgatgAGGTCACATCCAAGATTTACACTGCTATAGACAACATGGAGGAACAACTTGACAAAcactgcgatgacatctactttccattcgacaacagaatcagtggactagacagccacgcagaatggctacagaaataagtcaaagccattcagaggcaactcgcagctcaacaccagatatcagcatcgatcgacaggaagcAAGCGAAATCGCTCGATGGTAAGTCACCGAGATCGACCGACAAACACATaatggtatcgatcgacgctgagTCTACAGCAGccggcgagcagctgatacacaagacgaTGGAGTCAttgcaaaaggaactgacagaactttcagcatacgcctatgacaacataggctggcaccaggtcagcatcGACAATGTTCAAGATAGGCTAcaaaacatctccaatgtacttgaaAAGATGGACGaaaaatggacaagaaatgatgaagccacaagaagtttcattgcatcttggtccagaatgtgcagagatgacgtggatgcttgctttccaacaagcagctgtttctccaccaaatagccaatcactacacagtcaagctaaatgactataaccaagcgctgagtgggaggcaacccactattaggtattttagtttggttttcttagctagcatttatttactttcgttttatttctttcagatttaggagacccaagtaggaagacctgaatatcgaccgctgacgagacgtcgacatcgctcgacatggacaaccacacgacgatcgatgtaacatattcccatcgatcgatatctaatccaGTCAGATGTATCTTCCGTACTTGTTACATTTTGTTCATCATGAACTatttcatcataactccggctgagttacactgggtcagtataatttaagtctggggggagatttaccgatataatttattttattcttatataaaaggaattttaataaattatgcttagctattgaaaatagggactataatcttatattgatttaaacttgaatatctaaccaatctttagcaccattttagaatTACTGgttgcagatagcactatagatgctaaagcagatcaacctatcaactacacacttgccttgaaacgtatgaagtaaccaaaactgatttccaacactaaacctgacataaccgcttgtcttggagcttggtatacatgggatcggattcttcagacaagtctggtaGGTAACGCCtggtgtagattatttatcacattttctctttctaaatttcgaccctagaatAGTTAGTAAGTTCTatttcttcagaaaaaaaaaataataaaaaataaaattaagatctattgtttacttaggatgagtctgaacaggacttggtggctaaaaccattaaggcttgattcataaagactctaataaaagagttcgaaacgggacttggaggcggcaatcttcaatgctcgctttcgcaaagaactcttggatataggtcaaaaagaagtgaacagagcttggtggcaaccaccattaagttttgattcatggaagcctgtccaatcttggtccctgatcctgcaatggaagcagactttgactcaagatagaaaattagagagagagaaactaggaactaacttttacctgcagctccagatacttgtctgaaatccttgcatcctatgatcgatactcccaaggtaaagcattcactttatatttatgctaagaaatgaagtcagtagaggggatgtcagacgtgaattgatgagttgtgttatgttagaaatggttgctaagctaggatattgcatagtgtgcttctgtgattaggaccttttaaatgtggttgcaaaattgttgaggaaaacatttctatgctttaaaatcttaagtccctaatattttcaaacctctttcagagagactgcatgtATGTTTTGCTTAAGGAGAAGCAAAAggataagtctgggggagttgatataccttggatttgacccgttttcattcatggtatataggtgttttactatatatatatctatgttttctactcttctaggtatgttttcaggttcaggtgcatttcggagtaaagctatgattttggagcattttggagcttaaaggacatttcacccgagctgaccatgtagatgtcgacgagaggaagaacaatcgatcgatgcgcatcagtgctatcgatcgacaccaagggaTGCCTCGatagatgaagattaatatcgatcgatgtacacaagtgccatcgatcgatgtcgagacattagACAcacgacattttggatccagcagacttaaaacccaaggccaagccaaattacgaaaatgtcctgacgagtttttaacctagtagattatatactgcctaagtgttttgacgacAAGAGAGCTTTTTGGTTAcaagttttactttgagagagaagagagttttggagagaagatcacttgtgattggaactccttgttatcatttcttttcatctatactatgagtttctatttcttcattgttatgaattgctttgctatgtctgagtagttcacttattagatccagggttcagataggtttgtgggattagccccaaactatagatctgccttgttgtgatattcatgatagatttgtattcattgcttgttttagccttgctaactagaacttgatcatatgattgcatattcaagcacccttgctATCCCATcttgacatctatctatcatattaggactgctagagagggctaaccgccaatttagtatcttaatagggcatatcatactcgcgcataggccttgCTAGAACCTGtggatcgatgtcctcaactgactatcgatcgacattggcaaaggtgtatcggtcgacgtcccaataggaccatcgatcgacactctttcgttttcgacatactaaccgttgagacacgagatctagcttgttaaccagtgaaacatgcgacagctgatcactgagttaagcggttgagctctaatatatcatgcatgcaacaaataggcatctataggtattataatctccaacacctgaatagtggccctgcatctaatatcatttccaaccaagttacatttactagttatttcgcttgttactattgctatttcatttaaacatttacaactcttaggattaataaacactatatttaattgttccctagctccctgtggattcgatccctaagtactacatctgaacctcttttgatgagagtaacactccttagggtaatttgagtggtatcaatccCCACAGTGACATGGAGCGAGTTGGTTTGGTTTCCACAAGCTATACCTCGTTTCTCTTTCATTGCATCGCTTGCTGTTCACAACCGTCTCTTTACAGGTGATCGCACTCAAGCTTGGGGTGAGCACCAACACTGTCGCCTCTGTGGTGAGCCACAGGAAACACGAGACCACATCTTCTTCGGTTGTCCATATGCGTATATGGTCTGGACAGAGATGGTAGGATCCTTGCTACCGAGACCAAATCCAGACTGGAACATCACTATCACAATGCTTCTCTCTAGGCGTCGAACAACCACTGTCACTTGCCTGCTTCATGTATCATTCCAAGCTGTTGTACACAGTATTTGGTGTGAGCGAAACAGTCGCAAACACAACAGTGGCTTTCATACTGCACCAGAGCTCACTAAGAAGATTGACAAGATTATCCGAAACAGAGTCTCCTCCTTGCATCACAAAAATGTTGATTTCTATAGCAAAATATTGAGTGGATGGGAAGAAcaacataattttatttgttcCTTAGCATACCGTTTTAGCtctacaaatgttttttttgtcaacaaacggctattctattactcaaacatgaggtggtctgggtagccagaccggaatagaacaaccaataaaacaaagagatcTATGAAAAGATCGAGCATTCCTAGCTTAAGAATCAGCAATTTCATTATGTGTTCTTGGCACGTAGGTGATCTTGAAATCCGAATAACACATGAGGATGATTCGAATGGCTTCCAGCTCCGTTGAAAAGTTTGGCCAGGCTTGGGGTTCCTTTATCATAGCTATCAGGTCCTTGCAATATGTACCCAAGTGTTGGAGCATGCTTTCCAATGCCCATTTCAATGCTTCCAATTCCGAGTGTAGTGCTGTCTCCCGCCTCCTTAAATTCTGTGTTCCCATAAGTTGGATCTTGCCCGTGTTATCCTTCCATACCCATCCAATTCCACTGAAAAGATCTGTGGATGTCCAAGAGCCATCCACCATGCACATATTATTCAAGCTTAAGGCTTGTACCACTTCAGTGTTTGGTGCCTGAGGGGGTTTAAGTATAGACTCCTTAGCATTATACCAAGCCtgacattcactctctgcataccTGACCAGTTCCAGAGGGTCCCTATCAATCCCCCTGAATAGCTTATCATTTCTCGCCTTCCATATGTACCAGACTATCCAGGGATAAGGGTCTCTATCATCTTCTGGCCTTCTAATTGTATTTTTCCTCCAAAAAAGGTAGTCCATATTGGCGTACATACTCGATATGGGGAAAGTTTGGGGGTTTGACGGCGTAGATGATAGTTCCCATGCTTGTAACGCTGGGGGACATTCAAAGATCGCGTGGGTTACATTTTCCTCTggctctccacatcttgggcagtaaTCATCACACCGCAGATTACGACGTATTAAGTTCCTTGTTACTGCTACCTGTCCCGAAATTAATTACCATATAAGATGGCGAATTTTCTGAGGTGCGTTCACTTttcaagcaaaggcttgaagttcAGTGATGCTAGGTTGTGTAACTTCAGCTTCCTCCTCCGCATCCAATATATTTGTAGCAACCCAATACCCAGACTTAACCGTGTATTGGCCGTTTTTAGTGTAGCTCCAGCAGAAAGAATCCCTGCGATGTGTTgggcttatggccaaactcatAATCAGCTGTACATCCTCTTGCTCAACATAATGTGCCAGTATCCTAGCATCCCACTCCTTTGATTCCGAATTTATAAGGCTACTTACAAGCATCTTTGGATTTACGACTGGTACCTTAGGGCGGGCCGGCCTAGCTGGCGTCGAAGGAATCCACGGATCCTGCCAGACATTGATTTCATATCCTGAGTGCACTTTACTCCTAATACCCAAAAGCAAAAGCTTCTTCACTGCTGACATACTCGTCCACACGTTGGATGGGTTATCCACTGCTGCAATTCGCAAAGGCGAACTGAAGCGGTAATATTTCCCTTTGAGGACTCTTGCTACTAATGAATCCGGATACTGAACAAGGCACCAGAGTTGTTTCGCTAGCAGTGCTAAAATTCATAGATCATGCGGAATCTCACTCCACCCTCCTCTCTAGGAGCACACATCTTTTCCCATTTAGCCGAGTGAATCCCTCTTTTTGGGGGTTTGAACTCCACCAAAACTGTGCAATGGCACTTGCAAGGTTCTCACAAATCTCCAAAGGGAGTAAGAAGCTTGACATTATGTATGTGGGAAGAGCTAAGAGAATAGATTTGATCAgaacttcctttcctcctttcGATAGCCATCTACCTGTCCAACCGTTCACTCGATGtgatagtttttcttttagGAAAGTGAAAAGCTTGCACTTGGATCCGCTAATATCTTCTAGTATTCCCAGATACTTTCCCATTCCCCCTTCACTCTGAATCCCGAGAGTGTCTTTGTTTTGTTGTCTATCATTCACCGCGatcctcttaccaaagagtaatggAGGACTTCTCAAAATTAATGCATTGACCTGATGCTTTTCCATActtcctgactactttcataacttcttcacattcacggggctccgccttacagaagaaaaggctatcatcagcaaagagaaggtgtgaTACCGAGGGACTGGCGCGTGCCACGCGCATCCCCATTATCTTACCTTGATTCTCTActtgattaagaaggctaacgagcgcttccgtgcatagaataaatatgaaaggagacaaaggatctccttgacgtaaaccTCTCCCTGGAACAATATTTCCCCTTGGTTCCCCATTCATCAGGACTTTATACTTAACCGAGGTAATGCATCGCATAATCCAGCCAATCCAAGTCTCTGAGAAACCCATCTTCCGCATAACCGCCTCGATGAAAGACCATTCCATTctatcatatgctttactcatatctGTTTTGATGGCCATTCTCTTGACTCTCCCAGCTGGCTTAGTTCTAAGCGCATGGAACATCTCCTGAGCTATCATTATATTGTTAGTTATCTGTCTACCCGCAACAAAGGCTGGCTGGGTTTCAGATATTCTTTGGGGAAAAATCTTCTTTAATCtttggcataagaccttagataTAATCTTATAGCTGACATTGGACAGGCTGATCGGTCTGAACTTAGACATTTCATTGGGCTTCTCCGTTTTAGGAATTAGGCAGATATTGGTATCATTTAGCCCCTGAGCCATTGTTCCGTCGAAAAGAAATTGATTAACCATACGAGTTAAATCCTCTTTGACAATATCCCAAAATTTCTGATAGAACAGAGTTGTCATCCCATCTGGCCCTGGTGCTTTCTCTGGGTGCATGGCAAAGAGCGCTAATTTAACTTCCCATTCAGTAACAGGAGCTGTAAGATCCTCATTTATTGGCCCGATTATCGTTATGGAGACATTTTCCAGCGCCTCTGCTATATCCTCCGTACTTGCAGATTCAAAAATTTGTCTGAATtaactagtagcaatggctactaatCGTTCCTCGTCCTCCACCACATTTCCATTGTCATCTAAAATTTGTGTGATCCTATTTCTCGCCCTTCTTCGTCTCACCAGTGCATGGAAGTATTTTGAATTTCTATCACCTTCCCTTAACCAAAGAACCCGGCTCTTCTGTCTCCAAAACATTTCCTCCGCCTTAAGGGCGTTAGATAAGTCCTTCAGAGTCGCTGCTATTTCCTCAGTAGTAGCATCATCATTCGAGTAGAGATTTCCACCTTTTCCTTAAGCTCTTCCACTAGCTTTTCTGAATTCACATTATTCTGtctcctccattgactcaaagCTTTACGACAACTAGCTATATGTTCCATTATGTTT
This genomic interval from Brassica napus cultivar Da-Ae chromosome A6, Da-Ae, whole genome shotgun sequence contains the following:
- the LOC106350274 gene encoding uncharacterized protein LOC106350274 — protein: MDYLFWRKNTIRRPEDDRDPYPWIVWYIWKARNDKLFRGIDRDPLELVRYAESECQAWYNAKESILKPPQAPNTEVVQALSLNNMCMVDGSWTSTDLFSGIGWVWKDNTGKIQLMGTQNLRRRETALHSELEALKWALESMLQHLGTYCKDLIAMIKEPQAWPNFSTELEAIRIILMCYSDFKITYVPRTHNEIADS